A genome region from Ligilactobacillus cholophilus includes the following:
- the nusA gene encoding transcription termination factor NusA — MSKELLTALDVLEKEKGVKQEIVIEALENALVSAYKRNYGQAQNVEVEFDSKKGDIHVYAVKDVVNEVFDSRLEVSLDDALQLNKAYEIGDQIRFEVTPKDFGRIAAQTAKQVIMQRVREEEHNVIYNEYIKYENEIVTGEVERRDNKYIYVNLGKVEAVLSHKDQIDGEEYKSHDKIKVYIYKVENGSKGPQVFVSRSHPDLLRRLFEQEVPEIYNGEVEIVSIAREAGDRAKVAVRSTIDNLDPVGTCVGQRGERVQQIVNELKGENMDIVKWDEDPAKYIANALNPADVIEVRFDDENDHNCVVIVPDDQLSLAIGKRGQNVRLAARLTGYKIDIKSESDMQEENIQEDISLAEEDGNMPEDISIDTEIDENTEE; from the coding sequence ATGAGTAAAGAATTATTAACAGCTTTAGATGTTCTTGAAAAAGAAAAAGGCGTTAAACAAGAAATTGTGATTGAAGCTTTGGAAAATGCATTGGTTTCAGCATACAAAAGAAACTATGGCCAAGCTCAAAACGTTGAAGTTGAATTTGATAGCAAAAAGGGCGATATTCATGTTTATGCGGTCAAAGATGTTGTAAATGAAGTCTTTGACTCACGTTTAGAAGTTAGTTTAGATGATGCATTGCAATTGAATAAAGCATATGAAATTGGTGATCAAATTAGATTTGAAGTAACACCAAAAGACTTCGGAAGAATTGCTGCACAAACAGCTAAACAAGTAATTATGCAACGTGTGCGTGAAGAAGAACATAATGTAATTTACAATGAATACATTAAATATGAAAATGAAATTGTAACTGGTGAAGTTGAAAGAAGAGACAATAAATATATTTATGTAAACTTAGGTAAAGTTGAAGCTGTTCTTTCTCATAAAGATCAAATTGATGGTGAAGAATATAAATCACATGATAAGATCAAGGTTTACATTTACAAAGTTGAAAATGGTTCTAAAGGACCTCAAGTATTTGTAAGTCGTTCACATCCTGATTTATTACGTCGATTATTTGAACAAGAAGTTCCTGAAATTTATAATGGTGAAGTAGAAATTGTTTCAATTGCACGTGAAGCAGGAGATCGTGCAAAAGTTGCAGTACGTTCAACAATCGATAATTTAGATCCAGTTGGAACTTGTGTTGGTCAACGTGGTGAACGTGTTCAACAAATTGTTAATGAATTAAAGGGCGAAAACATGGATATTGTTAAATGGGATGAAGATCCAGCAAAATATATTGCTAATGCTTTGAACCCAGCTGATGTAATTGAAGTTCGGTTTGATGATGAAAATGACCACAATTGTGTAGTTATTGTTCCTGATGATCAATTATCATTAGCAATTGGTAAAAGAGGTCAAAATGTCCGCTTAGCAGCTCGTTTGACAGGTTATAAGATTGATATTAAATCTGAATCAGATATGCAAGAAGAAAATATCCAAGAAGATATCTCTTTAGCAGAAGAAGATGGTAATATGCCCGAAGATATTTCCATTGATACTGAAATTGATGAAAACACAGAGGAATAA
- the rnpM gene encoding RNase P modulator RnpM — protein MVQRKIPMRKDIVTGEMLPKKELVRVVKNKENEVFIDPTGKKNGRGAYIHLDVDTAKKAKDEKTFDKTFGVKISDDFYDELIEYVDHKVARIKLFGHE, from the coding sequence ATGGTACAACGCAAAATTCCGATGAGAAAAGATATTGTAACTGGCGAAATGCTTCCTAAAAAGGAATTAGTTCGTGTAGTTAAAAATAAAGAAAATGAAGTTTTCATTGACCCAACAGGAAAGAAAAATGGTCGTGGAGCATATATTCATTTGGATGTAGACACAGCTAAAAAAGCAAAAGATGAAAAGACTTTCGATAAAACATTTGGAGTTAAAATTTCAGATGATTTTTATGATGAATTAATCGAATATGTAGATCATAAAGTTGCTCGAATTAAGTTATTTGGCCATGAATAA
- a CDS encoding YlxQ-related RNA-binding protein, with protein sequence MNKKRILNLLGLAQRARKNVTGEQLVLKQIQNKQAQIVFLASDSGKATQKKFIDKCNSYEIPLSMDFTRAELSVAIGQVRSSIAITDAGFGLKIKSLLFSK encoded by the coding sequence ATGAATAAAAAAAGAATTTTAAATTTGCTTGGACTTGCACAACGTGCCCGTAAAAATGTTACAGGGGAACAACTTGTTCTAAAGCAAATTCAGAATAAGCAAGCACAAATTGTTTTTTTAGCGTCTGATAGCGGAAAAGCTACACAGAAAAAATTTATTGATAAGTGTAATAGTTATGAAATCCCATTATCAATGGACTTTACACGTGCGGAATTAAGTGTGGCAATTGGACAGGTCCGTTCAAGTATTGCAATTACTGATGCGGGTTTTGGATTAAAAATTAAATCATTGCTGTTTTCAAAGTAA